In a genomic window of Meleagris gallopavo isolate NT-WF06-2002-E0010 breed Aviagen turkey brand Nicholas breeding stock chromosome 1, Turkey_5.1, whole genome shotgun sequence:
- the MGAT4C gene encoding alpha-1,3-mannosyl-glycoprotein 4-beta-N-acetylglucosaminyltransferase C translates to MRHNLKYFDKMRCLRKRSAVSFLGVLVICLLFMNLYIEDGYVLEGDKQLIRETATHQLNPERYAHTYKDLSNFSGSINISYRYLAGTPLPRKRYLTIGLSSVKRKKGNYLLETIKSIFEQSSYEELKEITVVVQLADFDSAWCEGMVQDISQKFAHHIIAGRLIVIHVPEVYYPILDGLKRNYNDPEDRVKFRSKQNVDYAFLLNFCANLSDYYVMLEDDVRCSKNFLTTVKKVITSREGSYWVTLEFSKLGYIGKLYHSHDLPRLAHFLLMFYQEMPCDWLLIHFRGLLAQKEVIRFKPSLFQHMGYYSSYKGAENKLKDDDFEEESFDIPDNPPANLHTNMNVFENYEASKAYSSIDEYFWGKPPSTGDFYGIVFEKPIKISKIKVITGTEDRQNDILRHGALEVGEKIVGSKIGRKCTTYLRLGEFKNGNFEMTDVEHKVLFDISCMRILVTKSQKEWLIIRSISIWTSQTSSQ, encoded by the exons ATGAGACacaacttgaaatattttgataaaatgAGATGCTTGCGGAAGCGATCAGCAGTGTCATTCTTAGGCGTCCTTGTCATTTGCTTGCTGTTCATGAACTTGTACATTGAAGATGGTTATGTTTTG GAAGGGGACAAGCAATTAATCAGAGAAACAGCCACGCACCAGCTCAACCCAGAGCGCTATGCTCACACGTACAAAGATTTGTCTAATTTCTCAGGATCTATAAACATATCCTATCGCTACCTAGCTGGCACGCCTTTGCCAAGGAAAA GGTATCTTACAATTGGGCTATCTTCTGTGAAACGGAAAAAAGGAAACTACTTGCTTGAGACCATCAAGTCCATATTTGAACAGTCGAGTTATGAGGAACTTAAAGAAATCACAGTGGTAGTACAACTGGCAGATTTTGATTCAGCCTGGTGTGAAGGGATGGTCCAGGATATTTCACAGAAATTTGCACATCACATAATTGCAGGCAGACTAATAGTTATTCACGTCCCTGAGGTGTATTATCCAATACTGGATGGTCTCAAGAGAAATTACAATGACCCAGAAGACCGTGTGAAGTTTCGATCTAAACAGAATGTTGATTATGCTTTCCTGCTTAACTTCTGTGCTAATCTTTCTGACTATTATGTGATGCTAGAAGATGACGTTCGCTGTTCAAAGAACTTTTTGACCACTGTTAAGAAAGTAATTACCTCAAGAGAAGGATCCTACTGGGTAACTTTGGAATTCTCCAAACTGGGTTATATTGGAAAGCTTTACCATTCCCATGACCTCCCACGCCTGGCCcattttttgttgatgttttacCAAGAAATGCCTTGCGATTGGCTGTTGATCCACTTTCGGGGGCTGTTAGCTCAAAAGGAAGTGATACGTTTTAAGCCATCACTGTTCCAGCACATGGGATACTATTCATCTTACAAAGGAGCTGAAAACAAACTAAAGGATGATGATTTTGAAGAGGAATCATTTGATATCCCTGACAACCCACCTGCAAACTTGCACACCAATATGAATGTATTTGAAAACTACGAAGCAAGCAAGGCTTACAGCAGCATTGATGAGTACTTCTGGGGCAAGCCTCCTTCTACGGGGGACTTTTATGGGATTGTATTTGAAAAGCCTATTAAAATCAGTAAGATTAAAGTTATCACTGGAACTGAAGACCGGCAAAATGACATTTTGCGTCATGGGGCCTTGGAAGTAGGCGAGAAGATTGTAGGGAGTAAAATAGGGAGAAAATGTACTACGTACTTGAGACTAGGGGAATTCAAAAATGGGAATTTTGAAATGACAGATGTAGAGCACAAAGTTCTGTTTGATATTAGCTGCATGAGAATTCTTGTTACCAAAAGTCAAAAAGAGTGGCTAATCATTAGGAGCATTAGCATCTGGACTTCTCAAACATCAAGTCAATAA